The genomic window GTGCTGGAGCATGGGCAGCTGCTCCTCACTACTTGTACTTCTCTCTTCTCATGAAGTGCTCAATGAGGTCAGAGAACTCAAGATGACAGCCCGGAGTAACAGCTCAGTCACCCTGCAGTGGAAGGTCCCTGAGGGCCCCGAGTATACAGACTACACCTACTGGATCAGCTGGACCAGTGAGAATGGCCTTGTTGGGGGAGCCAGCACAACAGAGACACAGCATGTGGTGGAAGGCCTGGATCCTGCCACTGAGTACAATTTCACAGTGAAGGCTGAGAGGAATAATGTCAGCAGCTCTGGCCTGAGCCTCCTGGTGACCACAGGTGAGATGGGGGCTGGGTGTTGGGGTGATGCTGTGGCAGGGGGCAAAGGGAGCCCGAGGTCTCCTGGGCACACGATGAGAGCATGGAGACCTCAGGTTTGAGCCCAGAATGGCAGCATCTCCGAGCAGGGAGGAACCAGAGGCTGTCTCTTCCCACCTTTCACTTTCAAGAAGCCAGAACTGGGGGgctttggagaaaagagaaggggaaaaaggggaacAAGTCTCCAGTCTTGTGTCCTTCAGGGGTTCAGACCTCcctgaatttccttttatttcactAATTACccatcattctttttaaaaatttttattttttattttaatagtttttatttaccagatatatgcataggtaatttttacaacattgacaattgtcaaaccttttgttctaattttcccccttcttcccccccccaagatgacaggttgaccaatacatgttaattatgttagagtataaattaaatacaatatatgtatacatgtgcaaacagttattttggtgtacaaaaagaatcagactttcaaATAGTGTatcattagcctgtgaaggaaatccaaaatggaggcggacaaaattagagggagtTGGAgatctatgtagtggttcatagtcatctcccagagttctttcgctgggtgtagctggttcagttcatcactgctctattggaaccgatttggttcatctcattgttggagagggccacattcatcagaattgaccatcatacagtattgttgttgaagtatatgatgatctcctggtcctgctcatgtcactcagcatcagttcctgtaagtctctccaggcctttctgaaatcatcctgctggtcatttcttatagaacaataatattccataatattcatataccacaatttattcagccattctccaattgatgggcatccactcaatttccagtttctggccaccacaaagagggctgccacaaacattcttgcacatacaggtccctttcccttctttaagatctctttaatgAGCCATCATTCTAATCAATCTGCCATTTACTTAGCAAGCACTTACAATGTGCAAGCAttagaatagcaaagtcattcacagctggtgATCCTGGAACATTGCTTGGTTCACAGAACATTTCACTTTCCTTGAGCTCATGGAggagtctcagttttttttctgagagcatcctgctcatcttttcccacagaacaataatattcgatGACAATcccagtttattcagccattccccagttgttgAGCATCCTCATAATTTCCAATTTCCTGCTCTGAGAAGAGAAGGGCTACAAATCTCTTTGTACATATaggcctttttcctttttaaaattttctcttggttttcaGTCTTATTAGGTAAAAGAACATGCCTGAATTcatatagtcctttgggcacagatcatatcttttgctCATTTATCAGTTAGGGTcttagtttttataaatttgattcaattccctCTAAGTTTGAGGAGcaaggccttatcagagaaacttgcttgaagattctttttatatttcctattgCTAACTGTATGTCCCCCGCATTTACTttatcctctctcccctttcaccCTGTCAGTCCTCAAAAGTGTTAGGCTACTGACCACTGCCCTCACTACCTTTAGTCTAGTTGTGCTTTCATTGCATTTACTATTatcagtctctcctaattcctagGGCTTCAGGCTACATCTGGCCACTGACTTTTACAGTGCCAACTAATTCTACCAagtcgcctcctctgaggcctgcaggggtctctggccacgatttcttgaatggTAGTTTAATAACCGATAGCTCGCTCAACAACAGCCACTGCAAACTTAAACCTTTATTATACctgctcacataatgccctgacagATTatctccctagtgaacacctggcctgaagacccatgtgttcactatcAAGCTCCTTACCTTtcttggctatccatccactGGGCTCAGCTACACCAGGATAAAGAGAGCGACGTGCTGCCCAAAGTGGGCTAAAAAAGGGTCTGGGAAGTCACACACACAACCAACCAGGGAGAGAACCAGCTTCTGTTATGAAGCTATGTGGATATGGCCGGGATTCTGCCCAAGGCAGTGCCTAGCCACAGAAAATTACTTCTGAGCCACTCAAATCTCCTCTTGCACTGTGGCTGCCCACTTAAAGGACCGTTACTTACATCCAGTGACAGTTGTTCTGGTTTGTCCAAAGAGTTTTcctttatgtgggttatatttatggatgtttaccatattagaaattagaacTCATTTGAATTAAAGACTTTCAGAGACCCCCAGGATCCTTGGGTGTGTACTTGGAAATTCCCTGCTCTAGAGCAGagcttctcaaactttttccactcaaaaGCTCTTTTTTACTCTGAACATTTTAATGTGAACCTGgtattttgaaaacaattctttagtgTACATatactttcattattattaaaggTGAAAGCAAATTTGTGTATTAATGAGAAGGACGTGATTGTTTATTTTTGATATAAAGAATTGAATCTTGATgcaatatttgataccttttactgttgccaaattctTGACCCCATGTGGGGACTTGACCACATTAGACCATGAGGTAAATCAAGGCCAAGTGGTGAAGGGCATTTTTGATCCCACAGGTAACAGGAGGGGCAGGGGGGATGGTTGTGGAGCTGGACCATGACTTGGTTCACTTGTGCTTTGAGAATATtgctttggcagctgagtggagggGATCCAGACTGGGCAGGGACTGGAGCTGTGCTGGAGCATGGGCAGCTGCTCCTCACTACTTGTACTTCTCTCTTCTCATGAAGTGCCCAATGAGGTCAGAGAACTCAAGATGACAGCCCGGAGTAACAGTTCAGTCACCCTGCAGTGGAAGGTCCCTGAGGGCCCCGAGTATAAAGACTACAGCTACAGGATCAGCTGGACCAGTGAGAATGGCCTTGTTGGGGGAGCCAGCACAACAGAGACACAGCATGTGGTGGAAGGCCTGGTTGCTGCCACTGAGTACAATTTCACAGTGAAGGCTGAGAGGAATAATGTCAGCAGCTCTGGCCTGAGCCTCCTGGTGACCACAGGTGAGATGGGGGCTGGGTGTTGGGGTGATGCTGTGGCAGGGGGCACAGGGAGCCCGGGGTCTCCTGGACACACGATGAGAGCATGGAGACCTCAGGTTTGAGCCCAGAATGGCAGCATCTCAGAGCAGGGAGGAACCAGAGGCCGTCTCTTCCAACCCTTTCCTTTCAAGAAGCCAGAACTGGGGGtctttggggaaaagagaagggacaaGAGTGACCCCTGGGCTCCAGTCCTGCCCCCCTCGGGAAGCCTTCCTCGCCCCCTCCGTGCCATTCCGCCTCCCCAAGCCTCCCTGGGCCCTGCGGAGGGTTGTGGAGCCCCACCTTCCCCGGCTGGACGCCAGTGCTGCCCTCCCTCCGGCCCTGCTCTGGCCCCCTTCCTCACTCCTTGTCCTCTCGCTCCCAGTGCCCAACGAGGTCACCGAGCTGCAGGTGCTGAGACAGACCAATACCTCCATCTCCCTCAGTTGGGCGGGCCCCGAGGGAGCCGGGGGTCTCAGCTACAGCGTGGCCTGGGTCTCCTCTGGGACCGAGGAGCTCAGACTCACCAAGGAGCCCCGCTTCACTGCTGAGGGCCTCAGCCCTGGCTCTTGGTACCGGTTCTTGGTGAGGTCCGTGACAGCGGACGGGACCCAGGGTCCAGCACGTGCCATCAATAGCTCCACAGGTGAGGTCCGagctggagggaggggaaagggcatCGGCCATGTGGAGGAgaccttcctgcctccctcccccagaGGAGGCTGCTGATGGACCTCCAGGCCGGGCCCTGGGCTGATGGGCTGTCCAGGAGTGGGCGgtgtggagggggagggggcggccAGATCCCCTTCCCGATGGCCGCTGACCCGGCCCGGATGTGGTCCTCTCAGCTCCAGACCCTGTCACCATCACCTCTTGTGCTAGTGCGGCTGGGGGCTACGGGGTCGTCCTGGCCCTGGCCTGTCCTCCGGGGGGCCAGGAGAGGTTGGAGCTGGAGGTGGGGGACCAGAAAGTGGTGCATGCTGGGCCCTGTGCCAGCCCCCTGTCCATTAGGGGCCTGCAGCCGGCCCGGTCCTACCCAGCCATCGTCCGGAGCCTCTGGGCAGGGATGACCGCCATCTCAGCCCCTGTGACCTGCTACACTGAGAGTGGGGGTGAGAccaggagggagaaggaggcCGGAACCGAGGGCTCTCAGGGAGGAAGGCCGGGGAGAGGGAGGCCAGGGAGAGGGAGGCCTGGGAGAGGGAGGCCAGGGAGAGGGAGGCCAGGGAGAGGGAGGCTGGAACCCAGGGCTCACAGGGAGGGAGGCCAGGGAGAGGGAGGCCAGGGAGAGGGAGGCCAGGGAGAGGGAGGCTGGAACCCAGGGGTCTCAGGGAGGAAGGCCAGGTGGGGGGTGAGGTTGATGTAGCGGCTGAGGCAGGTTAGCCCTCCTCAAGTCCCTCTGTGTCTCCCCCCACTCCCTGCCTAGGGGTCATAGCTGGAGCCATCATTGGAGTCCTCCTCTTCGTCCTCGTCGTAGGGCTGCTCATCTTCTTTCTTAAGCGGCGGCACGGGTGAGGCAGGACCCGGGGCTCCTGGGGGCGGCTGGGCTCCGGCGCCTGCCCAGGCTGGCGCCCTGAACCCTAACCCTCACTCCcgcttcctccccctcttcccataGGAAGGCCAAGCAGGAGAAGCCCCAGGGCCCCCGCGTGAGCTTCAGGTGAGCCCAGGCTCGGGCAGGTGGGGTCCGGCTCAGACCCTGACTCCCCAGGGACCCTGGGAAAGCCCCTGCTGCCCCCTGGGAATCCCGCATGGGAGGGAGGGGTGAGCAGGGCGGGCCCACGGCCCCGGGTCCCAGGCAGCCCTCCTCGCTCCCTGCCAGCTCCCCGGGGGACATCTCTGCAGAGGATTTGGCAGCGCACATCCTGAAGAACCAGAAGGACAGTGACTGCGGATTTGCCGAGGAATACCAGGTGGGGCGCGATCACTGGGGCCGGACTGTGACCCCTCTTCCCGCTGTCACCCCCCCCAGCCGCCTCCCCCTGGGGTGTCAGCGATGCAGAACAACTGAATGATGGAAAGGGAccgagagaggggaagaaggagaggggagacagagacagagagagacagagacacagagacagagagacagagacagagacaagagagacagagacagagagagacagagacagagacagagagagacagagacaagagagacagagacagagagagacagagagacagagacagagacacagagacagagagacagagacagagacaagagagacagagacagagagagacagagagacagagacagagacagagacaagagagacagagacagagagagacagagagacagagacagagacagagacaagagagacagagacagagagagacagagacagagagagacacagagacagagagagatacagagacagagagagagagccagagacagcCCTGTTTCAGGAGGGTCCCTTCCCTGGGGATCTCGAGGTCCCGGGGCTGGAGCAGACCCTGGCCAGGTGCATGACCCTCATTGGAGGGGAGAAGGGGCGGGGCCTCGGGGGGCGGGGCCAGGGCTCTCCGGGGCAGGAGCTGACGGGCTGGGGAGGGGAGTTTGGGGGAAAGCAGAAGCTGGGAGCCCCAGTAACGGGGGCTTTGGGGGCGCCGGGGGAGGGGCGCAGCGGGGGGCTCAGTCCTGCCCGCCGGGTTTAGGGTTTGCGATTCCCAGGAGGCGCTTGGAGATGCGGAAAAAGGCAGGAGCGGAAAgggagactgggggggggggggggaatcgcCGGAGTGGGCCTGACTGGGCCTCCCCGGGGCCTCCCCGGGTCTGCGCTTCCTCCCGATCAGCAACTGGCTGTGGCGGGCACGGGGCAGACGCAAACCGCGGCCGCGGCGCTGGAGAACAGGAGCAAGAACCGCTTTTCCAACGTGCTGCCTTGTGAGACGGGGGCgcgccccctcccccgcccccggGGGGCGATGGGACCCCCTCCCCCGTAGAGAGAAGGGGCCGCCCCTCCCCCGGCCCCGGAGAGAGACCCCCCACCCCGTGCCCCGGACCAGAGCCGGAGGGAGCGCTGCTCCCGAGGCCCCCTGGGAGGGCTGGAGCTCCCTCGTGCAGCCCCGCGGTCCCCGACCCCGCGAGTGTCCCCTCGCCGGTCCCGGGAGACAGGGCACAGCCCCGAGGAGGCGGCTCCTCCTCCCttcgcgccccccccccccccggccggTCGCCCTTTCTCTGCCGCTTTCCCGGCCCCAGCGCCTCCTTCCTCCCGCAGATGACTGGGCCCGAGTCCCCCTGCAGCCCCTCCCGGGGGAGCCCGGCTCCGACTACATCAATGCCAGCTTCATTCCGGTGAGCCACGGGGGAGGGCTCCGGGGGGGCTTCGGGCACTGAGATGGGGGAGGCGCCGGGGCCCCCTGACTCCGTCCCGTTCCAGGGCCTCGCGGGGCCCCGAGAGTTCATCGCCACCCAGGGGCCCCTCCCCCAGACGGTGGGCGACTTCTGGCGCCTGGTGTGGGATCAGCGAAGCCGGACCATCGTCATGCTGACCAACTGCGTGGAGTCCGGCCGGGTGAGCGCCGGACCTcgcgccccgccccctccccgaGTCCGGCCCCCACTGCGGCTCTCGGCCCGCCCTCGGCCTCTGCCTTCCTTCTCCTGCTTTCCTTTCCAGCCcagtcccctccccccctcccctgccctcccctcctccctctttgtctccctccctcccagtctGCCTCCGCCCATCCCTTCCCCCGCCCCCTTTCTTtgttcctcccccctccctccctctctccctccctcttggTCTCTCccgcctctcccctcccctcttccctgcctccctcccctttcccttcctgtcTCTGGTCTCTCCCTCGGCCCCGTCTCcttgcctcccctcccccttccttttctcttccccgtCTCCCTTTGGAGGAGAAGGAAGCAAGCCCACTCTCGCTCCTCGCGATCCCGGGAGCGCCCTCGGGCTGGGGAGAACCTTTGCTGTCGCTCCGTTAGATGCTCTTGGGGGGTTTCCGCTCCTAGGTTAAAGATCCCCCTTGGCTGTATTGGGCTGGCGAGAAGCAAATGAGGGTCTGGGGGAGCCCGGCTCTGCCTGTGGGATTCACAGAATCTGCCTTCTGGGTAATGTTCATCTCCAGGTCAAGTGTGAACATTACTGGCCCCTGGATGCCCAAACTTGCACCCACGGGCGCCTTCGGGTCACCCTGAAAGGGGAAGATGTGGCCGAACACTGGACCATTCGCGACTTGCAGCTGTTTCATGTAGGCACCCAGAGCCCCCAGTCCTGTCTCCCCCCAGCACCTTTCATGCTCTGAGCGGCACGGCATCCGGGACTCCTGACCTCGGGCCTTTCTGCCCTCACCCTCTGATGTGCCCCCCCATCCCGGATCACCTCAGTCACCTTTCAGgagccccagccccagccagGCCGTGCTGCCACCCCTAAGTACCTCTGGGCATGAGTCCTCCCGGTCCCCCCAAGTCAGAATCACACCATGTGAGGGCCGTTCTGGTCCCAAACCTACGAGCTGATGTCCTCGGCGGGCCCCGACTTCCACGTAGTTTCAGGGTTCCGTGATCAATCACGGCGACTCCCAGTACCCCCCAACTAACCAGTCACTTCCTGGGATCCAGTCTCCAATGGAAGGTTCACTTATAAACTATTCCCCTGACTTTGCCCGATCTTCCAGGAACTTGCAGACCCGATCCCGCTAAATCTGTGGGAtagagaaagggaataagcatttattaagcatctgctgtgTGCCAGGTCTTAAGTGCTTCCTTAGTTGGTTATCCTAGTTAAGTgcatttattatctccattttatttttatttttttaaatggttaaatGCATATTTACAAAAATCAGAGAATCAGTGATGAAACTGATATGATTAGCATCTCGACAAAAgtggaaagaaattgaaactaagaaaattactaaaatttctttacatttctgtattaactccattttaaagttgaggaaaatgaaatagaggctgaatgacttgtccagggtcacaccatTAGGAAGTGGCTGAGGTCTGAGGGAACCcaggtcttcccaattccagaCTCAGGGCTCTGTCCACTACACCACCTCGCTGCCTTTGGGTATTCCCAGACTAGCCAGATTCTAGATTAAATCAAGCCCCTCAAACTCTTCCCTGTTCTCAGCAATGGTTCAGCAATGGACGCACCTGCTTAGCTCCCTCCTCTGGGCTTGCCCCCCCCATTTCCCCAGTACTCCGGACTCTCCCTTCCAGAACCTCCTCCATAGcctctctgcccctcagcctcCAAGGCAGTGCTGTGCTGTAGGAAGGACAAAGGGTTTGCACTCCAGGAAGGTAGATTCTCATCTTGCCCTGGCTCCCTCCTACCCAAGGGGCCTTGGTCTCAGAGCCTCTTGCTCTCTCTGGACCTCCCAGTTAGCCTCGGTGACCCCTACAGGGCCCTGCAGCCCTAACTTCCTGTCCCTCCTCTTCTAGATGGACCTGAAGGAAAGCCTGTCTGTGCGCCAGTTCCACTACACAGCCTGGCCAGACCACGGTGTTCCCCGGTCCCCAGACCCCCTGCTAGCTTTCCAGTCACTCCTGCGCAAGTGGCTGGA from Sminthopsis crassicaudata isolate SCR6 chromosome 3, ASM4859323v1, whole genome shotgun sequence includes these protein-coding regions:
- the PTPRH gene encoding receptor-type tyrosine-protein phosphatase H, producing the protein MSGPSPGPGHLLNVVAVLVCWTVSLAAAQVEISALQVTKQTNVSVTLKWEPRNESSPKYSITWAKDGQHIGTNSTSDPHYTVENLEPGTLYEFTVTVDGTSPGKSLKASTVPNEVRELKMTARSNSSVTLQWKVPEGPEYTDYTYWISWTSENGLVGGASTTETEHVVEGLDPATEYNFTVKAERNNVSSSGLSLLVTTVPNEVRELKMIARSNSSVTLQWAVPEQPLNATYTYWISWTSENGLVGGANTTETEHVVEGLDPATEYNFTVKAERNNVSSSGLSLLVTTVPNEVRELKMTAQSNSSVTLQWAVPEEPLNATYTYWISWTTENGLVGEANTTETEHVVEGLDPATEYNFTVKAERNNVSSSGLSLLVTTVLNEVRELKMTARSNSSVTLQWKVPEGPEYTDYTYWISWTSENGLVGGASTTETQHVVEGLDPATEYNFTVKAERNNVSSSGLSLLVTTVPNEVRELKMTARSNSSVTLQWKVPEGPEYKDYSYRISWTSENGLVGGASTTETQHVVEGLVAATEYNFTVKAERNNVSSSGLSLLVTTVPNEVTELQVLRQTNTSISLSWAGPEGAGGLSYSVAWVSSGTEELRLTKEPRFTAEGLSPGSWYRFLVRSVTADGTQGPARAINSSTAPDPVTITSCASAAGGYGVVLALACPPGGQERLELEVGDQKVVHAGPCASPLSIRGLQPARSYPAIVRSLWAGMTAISAPVTCYTESGGVIAGAIIGVLLFVLVVGLLIFFLKRRHGKAKQEKPQGPRVSFSSPGDISAEDLAAHILKNQKDSDCGFAEEYQQLAVAGTGQTQTAAAALENRSKNRFSNVLPYDWARVPLQPLPGEPGSDYINASFIPGLAGPREFIATQGPLPQTVGDFWRLVWDQRSRTIVMLTNCVESGRVKCEHYWPLDAQTCTHGRLRVTLKGEDVAEHWTIRDLQLFHMDLKESLSVRQFHYTAWPDHGVPRSPDPLLAFQSLLRKWLEQSLEGGPPIVHCSAGVGRTGTLIALDVLLRQLQKYQYVGVQSFVRKMRRSRPLMVQTEGQYIFLYQTLLRFQQLSQDTEDIYRAQEEILYENVGAIQAYEQEMSVR